From Armatimonadota bacterium:
TGCCTGGTCTTTGGCAGATCTGCGCCACCCGCGCGATCTTCGACATCTGCGCAATCGTTTCAATCTGAGAACCCGGATGATCGCGTAGATTGCGCGGATTGAGCAGATCGGGCGGATTGTGCACGCAGTCGGGGCGCCAGCGCCAGCGTGGCCAGCATCACGGCCACCCCTCCCGCCGACAGCGCCGGACCGACCCCGATCGCCGACGCCAGCGCCCCCACCGGGAGGCTGCCCAGGGCGAACCCGCCGAACGCGACCATGCTGTACAGGCCCATGATCCGCCCGCGGGCCTCGGGCGGGGTGGCCAGCTGCACCAGGGCGTTGGCCGCCGACAGCGCCAGGGCCTGAGCGGCGCCGACCAGGACCAGGACGCCCAGGGCCGCCGGCAGCGTGGAGCACAGGCCGAACACCGTCACCAGAAAGCCGAACGCCAGGGCGGCCGAGGCCAGCAGCGCGCCCGTCCCTCCGGCGGCCAGCCGGCCCACCAGGAGAGCCGCCAGCACCGTCCCCACGCCCGGCGCCGCCTGCAGCAGGCCCAGGGCCGTGGCGCCCACGCGGAGCTGCTCCCGGGCGAACGCCGGCATCAGGCGGACGTAGGGGCGGCCGAAGAAGCTCACCACGGCCACCGCGGCCAGCAGGACCGCCAGGCGGCGGTGCTCGCGCACGAGGCGCACCCCCTCGGCCATGTCGTCGGCGAGCCGCCCGGCGGCCGCCGGGTGCGGGGGAAACGCCATCGCCCGCACGGCCGCCAGGACCGCCAGGAAGGAGACGGCGTTGAGGACAAAGCAGCCGGCCTCCCCCACCGCGGAGATGACCACGCCTCCCAGGGAGGGGCCGAAGACGGCCGACCCGTTGAAGGCCACCGAGTTCAGGGTCACCGCCGTCAGCACCTCCCGCTCCTCCACCAGGAGGGGTACCAGGGAGTGGCGGGCCGGCATGTCAAACGCCTGGACCAGGGAGTTCAGCGCCGCCAGGGCCAGGATCTGCCACAGCCGGATCGTCCCCGCCGCCGTCAGCGCCGCGAGGAGCGCCGCGCTGGCCATCAGGACCAGGTTGGTGGTCAGCAGCAGCCGCCGCCGGTCCATCCGGTCGGCCATCGCCCCGCCCACCGGCGCGGCCAGGATGCGGGCGGCCGCCTGGACCGCCGCCAGCAGCCCCAGGTACAGCGGATCGCGGGTGAGGCGGTCCACCAGGTACCCCAGGGCCACGAACTGCATCCACGATCCGGTGTTGGAGATCAGCAGGCCCGTCCACATCAACCGGAAGTCGCGGTGGCGCAGGGGCGCGTAGACCGGGACGCGGCCCGCCGGGGCGGCGCCGAGGGGCAGGGCGGAACCGTCAGAGGAGCGGGGCGATGACGATGGACACAATGGCCATCAACTTCAGCAGGATGTTCAGCGACGGGCCGGCAGTGTCCTTGAACGGGTCGCCCACCGTGTCCCCCACCACCGACGCCTTGTGGGGGTCGGAGCCTTTGCCGCCCAGATGGCCCTCCTCGATGTACTTCTTGGCGTTGTCCCAGGCCCCGCCCGCGTTGGCCATCAGGATGGCCAGCATGAACCCGGTGACGATGGATCCCGTCAGCACCCCGGCCAGGGCCTCCCGGCCCAGGGTGAGTCCCACCACCACCGGGACCGCCACCGCCAGCAGCCCGGGGGCGATCATCTCCCGGATCGCCGCGGCCGTCGAGATGTCCACGGCCCGGGCGTAGTCGGGCCGGGCCTGGCCGGCCAGCAGGCCGGGGATCTCCCGGAACTGGCGGCGGACCTCCTCCACCATCTGCATCGCCGCCCGGCCGACTGCCGACAGGGCGAAGGAGCTGAACACGAATGGCATCGCGCCGCCCACGAACAGCCCCAGGACGGTCACCGGCGACAGCAGATCCACCGACCGCAGGCCCGCCACCTGGGCGTAGGAGACCAGCAGCGCCAGGGCGGTCAGCGCCGCCGACCCGATGGCAAAGCCCTTCCCCATGGCCGCCGTGGTGTTCCCCACCGCGTCCAGGGACTCCGCCCGCTGGCGCACGTCGCTGCCCAGGTGGGCCATCTCGGCGATTCCGGCGGCGTTGTCGGCCACGGGACCGTAGGAGTCGGTGGCCAGGGTGATGCCCAGGGTGGACAGCATGCCCACTCCCGCCAGGGCGATGCCGTAGATGCCGGCAAAGTGGTAGGCGAGCAGGATGGCGAGGGCGATGGTCACCACGGGGACGGCGAGGCTGCGCATCCCCAGGGCCAGCCCCTCGATGATGTTGGTGGCCGAGCCCGTCTGGGCCGCCAGCGCCAGCCCGCGGGTGGGCCCGTAGGCGTTGGAGGTGAAGAACTCGGTGACGTATCCGACGACCACCCCCGCCCCCAGCCCGGCCACGAAGGCCCAGAAGATCCCCAGCCGGCCCACCAGGACCTGGACGAGACCCGCCCCCAGGAGCGCCGTCAGCACCGTCGCCCCCACCACGCCCCGCATCAGCGCCGCCGCCGCCGACTCGCCGGGGCGGACCCGCACCCCGAACGTCCCCAGCAGGCTGCTGACGATGCCCGCGGCCGCCAGGGCAAAAGGCAGGACTACCAGCGCCCGCTCGCCGGACGCGGACCCCAGGGCCACCGCCGCGATGAGGGATCCCACGTAGCTCTCGTAGAGGTCTGCGCCCATGCCGGCCACGTCGCCCACGTTGTCGCCCACGTTGTCGGCGATCACCGCCGGGTTGCGGGGATCGTCCTCGGGGATTCCGACCTCCACCTTGCCCACCAGGTCGGCGCCCACGTCGGCGGCCTTCGTGTAGATCCCTCCGCCCACCCGGGCGAACAGGGCCACCGACGACGCGCCGAAGGAGAAGCCGAAGATGGCCGACGGGTCGCGGAAAATCCACAGCAGGGCCAGCACGCCCAGCAGGCCCAGGGACACCACCGCAAAACCCATCACGGCGCCCGACCGGAAGGCCAGGACCAGCCCGGCGTTGAGGTCCCGGCGCACGGCCCACGCCGCCCGCGTGTTGGCCAGGGTGGCGATGCGCATGCCCAGATTCCCGGCCAGGACCGACAGCAGCGCCCCCGCCAGGAAGCATACGGCCAGCCGGACGCCCAGGAAGATCCACAGCAGGGCGAAGACCACGGCCGCAAAGACCGCCAGGACCTGGTATTCCCGGGCCAGAAACGCCAGGGCGCCGGTCCGGATGGCTTCGGCGATCTCCCGCATGCGCTCGGTCCCGGGATCCTGCCGGGCGATGGCGGCGGCCGAGGCCAGGGCATAGCCCAGCCCGACCAGCCCCACCACCAGGGTCACCATCCACCACACTCCGCTGAAGTCCGCCAGCGTCACGGCATGCCTCCCGCCGGTGTAACCCTGTTGAGCATCAGACGGGCACGGGTGCGTTGAAGCGGGTCATGGCGACCTCCAGCCCGTCCCGCACGACCACCTCGGCGGCCTCGGCGGCGCGCTCGAGGACCGGCTCCAGCACCGCACGCTCCTCCGGCGTGAAGGGCGTGAGCACGAAGTCGGCCGGGTCGACGCCCGCCGGCGGCCGCCCGATGCCGATCCGCAACCGGGGAACGTCTTCGGTGCCCAGGGCCTCCAGGATCGAGCGCAGCCCCCGGTGCCCGCCGTGGCTGCCGCGGGGCCGCACCCGCAGCCGCCCCAGGGGCAGATCCAGGTCGTCCAGGATCACCAGGATCTCCTCCGGGCGGATGCGGTGTCGCCGCCGGAGGTCGTCCACCGCCGTCCCGCTGAGGTTGACAAACGTCTGAGGCTTGGCCAGCAGCACCCGCCGCCGGCCCACCCGGCCCATTCCCACGAGCGCCCATCCCTCTTCCCTGTCCACACCCACACCCAGGCGGCGGGCCAGCCGGTCCAGCACCTCCCACCCCACGTTGTGGCGGGTCCCCCGGTAGCGGCGGCCGGGATTGCCCAGCCCCACAACCAGCGTCATCGGGGCACGAGCGCGCCGGCCACGGGATCGCTACTCGGCGCGCGGGCCGCGCTCCGGCCGGGTCTTCTCGGGACGGGCCTCCGGCGTGCGGGCGTCGCCCGCGGGACGGGCCTCGGCGGGCGCCGCCGGGGTTTCGGCGGCCGGCGCCTCCGCCGCGGCCGGCGCCGCCTCCTCGGCCACCCTGGGCTGCACCACCGACGCGACGGCTTCGTCGGGAGCGCTCACCATCGTGACCCCGGGGGGCAGGCGGAGGTCGCGCACGTGGATCGAGTCACCGACACCCAGGCCGCTGACGTCCACCTCCAGCTGGTCGGGGATCGCGGTGGGCAGGCACTCCACCACCACCTCCCGCAGGTGGATGTCCAGCACGCCGCCCTCGGCCACGCCCGCCGGCTGCCCGACAAAGACCAGGGGGACCCGTGCCTCCAGGGTCCGGGTGAGGTCGATGGCATAGAAGTCCACGTGGATGATGTCCCGCCGGATGACGTCCCTCTGGATCTCCTTGACCATCACGGTGGCGGGCTGCCCCTCGCCGTTACCCACCGCCAGGTCGATGAGCACGTTCAGGCCCGCGTGGGTGCGCAGGGCCTCCCGCAGCGCCCGGCCGTCCACCGCCACCGGCATCGGCTCCCGGCCCCGACCGTAGACCACGCCGGGCACCAGACCCGCCAGCCGCAGCCGGCGGACCCTGTTGGATCCCGTCTCCTCCCGCCGCCTGGCCTTCAGCGTCACCCGCTCCATGGCGCGCCCCCCGAACGGAAAAGGCCGGTCCCTGCCGGCCGCAAAGCCGTCGGCGATTATAGCACAGAACACCCTCCCGCGCAGCCGGGGTCGGCCGTGGCCGCGCGCAGCGGTGGCAGGGGACAGAATTGGCGGGGCGTCCCGCCGCGCCTCAGCTCGGGCGCGGCGCAGAGGGATCGCCGGAGGGCAGGACGCCGGCGCCGACGCGGTCCAGCGCCACCCCGGCCTGCTCCAGCAGCCGACGGGCCAGGGGGTCGGGGTAGTCGCCGGCAAAGACGATGCGGCGGATGCCGACGTTGACGATCATCTTGGCGCATGTCAGACAGGGCTGGTGGGTGGAGTACAACGTGGCGCCGGCCACCGCCACACCGTGGTAGGCGGCCTGCAGGAGGGCGTTCTGCTCGGCATGGAGGCACAGGCAGGTGTCCAGGCCCTGGCCCGAGGGGGCCTCGGAGGCGCAGCGCTCGCAGCCCCCCTCCCCGCAGTTGGGCAGTCCCCGGGGGGTGTCGTTGTACCCCGTGGACAGCACCATGCGGTCCTTGACCACCACGGCTCCCACCCGCCGGCGCAGGCACGTGGAGCGCGAGGACGCCAGGACCGCCATGCGCATGAAGTACTCATCCCATCCCGGCCTCATGGCGTCCGCCCCCTGGACACATCGGGATCCGGGATCCGGAATCCGGATTCCGGGATCAGGACCCGCGACCGTGTCAACGCCTCCACGCTCCCACGCCCTCTCACACCTTCAACCTCTGACCTGCAACGGGGTGTGAGAGCTACCGTGTCCCGTACAGCCGGTCCCCGGCGTCTCCCAGCCCGGGCACGATGTACCCGTGGTCGTTGAGGTGGCTGTCCACGGCCGCGGTGTAGATCTCCACGTCGGGATGCGCTCCGTGCACTTTGCGGATGCCTTCGGGGGCGGCGATGATGGCCATCACCTTGATGGTCCGGCAGCCGCGCTGTTTGAGGGTGTCGATGCAGGCGACGATGGATCCGCCCGTGGCCAGCATCGGGTCCACCACCATCGCCTCCCTCTCGGCGATGTCGGCCGGCAGCTTGGCGTAGTAGGTGACCGGCTGCAGGGTCTCGGGGTCGCGGTAGATGCCCACGTGCCCCACCCGGGCGGTGGGGATCAACCGGGTGATCCCGGCCTCCATGGCCAGCCCCGCCCGCAGGATGGGCACCACGGCGATCTCCTGGCCGGCGATGCTGCGCCCCGTGGCCCGGGCGAGCGGCGTCTCCACCTCCACCTCGCGGGTCGGGTGGGACCGCGTCACCTCGTAGGCCATGAGCATCGCCATCTCCTCCACCAGCTCCCGGAACTCCTTGTGACCCGTGCGCTTGTCCCGCAGGATGGTCAGCTTGTGCAGGATCAGCGGGTGGTCGAACACGTACACCTTGCCGCTGGCCATCACCCACCTCCTCCCGGGTGGCCTCGCCGGTGGACCGCGCGGGGGCTACGGGGTCTTCCGCCGGCGGCCTGCGGCGCGCGTCGCCGGCGGCGCCGCCACCCCCGCACGGCTCCAGCGGCTCTCCACCGCGGCAATCTTCTCCAGGCGCCGCTGGTGGCGGCCGCCTTCGAAGGGCGTCTGGAGCCACACCCGGACGATATCCCGGACGACCTCGCTGCCGGTGATGCGCTGCCCGAGGGCCAGGACGTTGGCGTCGTTGTGGGCCCGGCTCAGCCGCGCGGTGGTGGTGTCGTGGCAGAGGGCCGCGCGGATGCCGGGCACCTTGTTGGCCACGATGGCCTCGCCGTTGCCGGACCCGCCCACCACGATGCCCCGGTCGCACTCTCCGCGGCTGACGGCCTCCGCCGCAGGCACCACGAAGTCGGGGTAGTCCACCGGGTCATCGGAGTGGGTGCCGAAGTCCCGCACCTCATGCCCCATCTCCCGCAGGAGGAGCTTGATCTCCTCCTTGAGCCGGTAGCCCGCGTGGTCGCTGGCGACGGCGATCTTCACAGCCCCAGCTCCGCGGCCGGGATCGCGCCTTCGCGGATGATCCGGGGCTCCGGCCCCGTCAGGTCCACCACCGTGGACTCCCTCCCCAGAGGGGTGCGTCCTCCATCGAGGACCAGGTCCACCCGGTCGCCCAGGTCGAAGACCGCCAGCTGCGCCGTCACCGGCGCGGGCATGCCGTGGGAGTTGGCGCTGGTGCCCACGATGGGCACGCCCGCCTCCCGCACCAGGGCCCGGGGAATCGGATGGTTGGGCACCCGCAGGGCCACCGTGTCGGCCCCGCCGGTCACCACCGGGGGCACCCGGGCCGACCGCCGCAGGA
This genomic window contains:
- the rpiB gene encoding ribose 5-phosphate isomerase B; the protein is MKIAVASDHAGYRLKEEIKLLLREMGHEVRDFGTHSDDPVDYPDFVVPAAEAVSRGECDRGIVVGGSGNGEAIVANKVPGIRAALCHDTTTARLSRAHNDANVLALGQRITGSEVVRDIVRVWLQTPFEGGRHQRRLEKIAAVESRWSRAGVAAPPATRAAGRRRKTP
- a CDS encoding dCMP deaminase family protein; translated protein: MRPGWDEYFMRMAVLASSRSTCLRRRVGAVVVKDRMVLSTGYNDTPRGLPNCGEGGCERCASEAPSGQGLDTCLCLHAEQNALLQAAYHGVAVAGATLYSTHQPCLTCAKMIVNVGIRRIVFAGDYPDPLARRLLEQAGVALDRVGAGVLPSGDPSAPRPS
- a CDS encoding MFS transporter, whose translation is MCPSSSPRSSDGSALPLGAAPAGRVPVYAPLRHRDFRLMWTGLLISNTGSWMQFVALGYLVDRLTRDPLYLGLLAAVQAAARILAAPVGGAMADRMDRRRLLLTTNLVLMASAALLAALTAAGTIRLWQILALAALNSLVQAFDMPARHSLVPLLVEEREVLTAVTLNSVAFNGSAVFGPSLGGVVISAVGEAGCFVLNAVSFLAVLAAVRAMAFPPHPAAAGRLADDMAEGVRLVREHRRLAVLLAAVAVVSFFGRPYVRLMPAFAREQLRVGATALGLLQAAPGVGTVLAALLVGRLAAGGTGALLASAALAFGFLVTVFGLCSTLPAALGVLVLVGAAQALALSAANALVQLATPPEARGRIMGLYSMVAFGGFALGSLPVGALASAIGVGPALSAGGVAVMLATLALAPRLRAQSARSAQSAQSTRSSGFSD
- a CDS encoding sodium-translocating pyrophosphatase; this encodes MVTLVVGLVGLGYALASAAAIARQDPGTERMREIAEAIRTGALAFLAREYQVLAVFAAVVFALLWIFLGVRLAVCFLAGALLSVLAGNLGMRIATLANTRAAWAVRRDLNAGLVLAFRSGAVMGFAVVSLGLLGVLALLWIFRDPSAIFGFSFGASSVALFARVGGGIYTKAADVGADLVGKVEVGIPEDDPRNPAVIADNVGDNVGDVAGMGADLYESYVGSLIAAVALGSASGERALVVLPFALAAAGIVSSLLGTFGVRVRPGESAAAALMRGVVGATVLTALLGAGLVQVLVGRLGIFWAFVAGLGAGVVVGYVTEFFTSNAYGPTRGLALAAQTGSATNIIEGLALGMRSLAVPVVTIALAILLAYHFAGIYGIALAGVGMLSTLGITLATDSYGPVADNAAGIAEMAHLGSDVRQRAESLDAVGNTTAAMGKGFAIGSAALTALALLVSYAQVAGLRSVDLLSPVTVLGLFVGGAMPFVFSSFALSAVGRAAMQMVEEVRRQFREIPGLLAGQARPDYARAVDISTAAAIREMIAPGLLAVAVPVVVGLTLGREALAGVLTGSIVTGFMLAILMANAGGAWDNAKKYIEEGHLGGKGSDPHKASVVGDTVGDPFKDTAGPSLNILLKLMAIVSIVIAPLL
- a CDS encoding 50S ribosomal protein L25; its protein translation is MERVTLKARRREETGSNRVRRLRLAGLVPGVVYGRGREPMPVAVDGRALREALRTHAGLNVLIDLAVGNGEGQPATVMVKEIQRDVIRRDIIHVDFYAIDLTRTLEARVPLVFVGQPAGVAEGGVLDIHLREVVVECLPTAIPDQLEVDVSGLGVGDSIHVRDLRLPPGVTMVSAPDEAVASVVQPRVAEEAAPAAAEAPAAETPAAPAEARPAGDARTPEARPEKTRPERGPRAE
- the pth gene encoding aminoacyl-tRNA hydrolase — protein: MTLVVGLGNPGRRYRGTRHNVGWEVLDRLARRLGVGVDREEGWALVGMGRVGRRRVLLAKPQTFVNLSGTAVDDLRRRHRIRPEEILVILDDLDLPLGRLRVRPRGSHGGHRGLRSILEALGTEDVPRLRIGIGRPPAGVDPADFVLTPFTPEERAVLEPVLERAAEAAEVVVRDGLEVAMTRFNAPVPV
- the upp gene encoding uracil phosphoribosyltransferase produces the protein MASGKVYVFDHPLILHKLTILRDKRTGHKEFRELVEEMAMLMAYEVTRSHPTREVEVETPLARATGRSIAGQEIAVVPILRAGLAMEAGITRLIPTARVGHVGIYRDPETLQPVTYYAKLPADIAEREAMVVDPMLATGGSIVACIDTLKQRGCRTIKVMAIIAAPEGIRKVHGAHPDVEIYTAAVDSHLNDHGYIVPGLGDAGDRLYGTR